The following nucleotide sequence is from Tissierellales bacterium.
TGGAAGCTATTGTCAGTATTCATCTAGGTATGATAAGTATAAAGCGGGTGAAATTTTAAATGCTTTCAATCCAGAGTTTTCAAATGGTTCACTTATGGATATTGGAGTTTATACTATTCATCCCTTAGTTCAGATTCTAGGAAAACCAAATAGCATAAAAGCACATGGTACTATGCTAGATTCAGGGGTGGATGGTGAAGGTCATATTGCTGTTCAATACGAGGATTGTGATGGAATTTTATATCATTCTAAGATATGTGATTCGCATTTGCCAAGTGAAATACAGGGGGAAGGTGGACAGATAATAATAGACAAACTTCCACTCATCGATAGAGCGTATATAAAATATAGAAATGGTGAATGTGAAGAAATAGATGTATCTCAGGATAAATCGCCAATGTACTACGAAACAAAGGGCTTTATTGATTTGATAAATTCAAATAAATTAGAGTCAGATATAAATAGCTACAGTGTATCTAGAGACGTAATGAATATATTAGATGAGTCGCGAAGTCAAATTGGATTAAAATTTAGAGCGGATAACAAAATATAAAACAAAGGTGTTTACAAAAAATATATTTAGCAGTACAATGTAATAGTAAAATTTAATAAAGAGGAGAGCTCATGTGATGGGCTGAGAGGAAACTGTTAGTTTCGATC
It contains:
- a CDS encoding Gfo/Idh/MocA family oxidoreductase translates to MKFGVVGTSAITEKWLDAAKQIEGFELVAVYSRTKNRAEEFAAIHGAKYTFTSLEEMSLNEEMEAVYIASPNSFHAEHSKIMMRAKKHVLCEKPLASNLREVEEMIETAKSNKVLLMEAMITSYLPRFQAIRDSLSKIAPIRRFVGSYCQYSSRYDKYKAGEILNAFNPEFSNGSLMDIGVYTIHPLVQILGKPNSIKAHGTMLDSGVDGEGHIAVQYEDCDGILYHSKICDSHLPSEIQGEGGQIIIDKLPLIDRAYIKYRNGECEEIDVSQDKSPMYYETKGFIDLINSNKLESDINSYSVSRDVMNILDESRSQIGLKFRADNKI